One genomic segment of Desulfarculaceae bacterium includes these proteins:
- a CDS encoding VOC family protein: MLKKIDHIGIAVHQLEPALKLFEKAFGLKPIKIETLEDISVRIAFLPVGEVLMELLEPTAPGAGRIGQFLEDKGPGFHHIAYRVESLEEAMAQCEATGVALRDSGPRPGGDDSRIIFLQPADTQNVLTELVERSREITGD, translated from the coding sequence ATGCTGAAAAAGATAGACCACATCGGGATCGCGGTGCACCAACTGGAGCCCGCCCTGAAGCTTTTCGAGAAGGCCTTCGGCCTCAAGCCGATCAAGATCGAAACCCTGGAGGACATCTCCGTGCGCATCGCCTTCCTGCCGGTGGGCGAGGTACTCATGGAGCTGTTGGAGCCCACCGCGCCGGGGGCCGGACGCATCGGCCAGTTCCTTGAGGACAAGGGCCCCGGCTTCCACCACATCGCCTACCGGGTGGAGAGCCTGGAAGAGGCCATGGCCCAGTGCGAGGCCACGGGCGTGGCCCTGCGCGACAGCGGCCCCCGTCCGGGCGGCGACGACTCGCGCATCATCTTCCTGCAACCGGCCGACACCCAGAACGTGCTCACCGAACTGGTGGAGCGCTCCCGCGAGATTACCGGAGACTAG
- a CDS encoding cobalamin B12-binding domain-containing protein: protein MARKHRVLMAKPGLDGHDRGARVVSMGLRDAGYEVIYTGRRVTPAQIVSTAIQEDVDLIGLSILSGAHMTLFGKTLDLLKEQGAGDIPVFGGGIIPPDDAGKLKEMGVKEIFGPGASLPSILTALEKHLPR, encoded by the coding sequence ATGGCACGCAAGCATAGGGTGCTGATGGCCAAGCCGGGCCTGGACGGCCACGACCGGGGGGCGCGGGTGGTCTCCATGGGCCTGAGGGACGCGGGCTACGAGGTCATCTACACCGGACGGCGGGTGACCCCCGCCCAGATAGTGAGCACCGCCATCCAGGAGGATGTGGACCTGATCGGCCTGAGCATCCTCTCGGGGGCGCACATGACCCTCTTCGGCAAGACCCTGGACCTGCTCAAGGAGCAGGGGGCCGGGGACATCCCGGTGTTCGGCGGAGGCATCATACCGCCGGACGACGCGGGGAAACTGAAGGAGATGGGGGTCAAGGAAATATTCGGGCCCGGAGCCAGCCTGCCCAGCATCCTCACGGCCCTGGAAAAACATCTGCCGCGCTGA
- a CDS encoding methylmalonyl-CoA mutase, with amino-acid sequence MSKDRLGEQLSLWEEGPVAKALQARGERKDSFATPSGIPVKRLYTPLDVEAAGQDYVEDLGFPGRFPFTRGKDPLGYRAAPWLFMQYAGFGDAAEANKRYRYLLAQGGAGISIALDLPTQLGLDSDDPLADGEVGRIGVALDSLQDLETVFEGIPLDQPRQISLVANAMSVVGLAMFIALAKKQGVDPDQITLRIQNDILKEFISRGTYIYPPEPSLRLSCDLIEYCANHHPNWLPLTLCGYHLREAGSDAVQEVAFSLADGLAYLDEVARRGANLDAVLPQLSAFMSCNMNFMEEIAKFRVMRRLWARLAKERYGVSDPDKLGLSLVNFTAGSTLTAQQPMNNVVRVAIECLAGVLGGCQSLFPCSYDEAFCTPTEESVKLALRTQQIIAHETGLADTIDPLGGSYFLESLTEQIEAKVRELLAEVESQGGAVKCIDNQWFRRAIDETAYEWQTKVDAGEQVVVGVNAFTEEDDPPIAIFRPPAEAQERQIAKLKALRASRDQAKVDAALEGVAAAAREGVNTVPAITAAVEAYATIGEICGTMGQVFGLYRESGL; translated from the coding sequence ATGAGCAAAGACCGACTAGGCGAACAACTGAGCCTGTGGGAAGAGGGGCCGGTGGCCAAGGCGCTCCAGGCCCGGGGCGAGCGCAAGGACAGCTTCGCCACGCCCTCGGGCATCCCGGTGAAGCGGCTCTACACGCCCTTGGACGTGGAGGCGGCGGGCCAGGACTACGTGGAGGACCTGGGTTTCCCGGGCCGCTTCCCCTTCACCCGGGGCAAGGACCCCCTGGGCTACCGCGCGGCTCCCTGGCTGTTCATGCAGTACGCCGGTTTCGGCGACGCGGCCGAGGCCAACAAGCGCTACCGCTACCTCCTGGCCCAGGGCGGGGCGGGCATCTCCATCGCCCTGGACCTGCCCACCCAGCTGGGCCTGGACTCGGACGACCCCCTGGCCGACGGCGAGGTGGGGCGCATCGGGGTGGCCCTGGATTCGCTGCAAGACCTGGAGACGGTGTTCGAGGGCATCCCCCTGGACCAGCCCCGCCAGATATCGTTGGTGGCCAACGCCATGAGCGTGGTGGGCCTGGCCATGTTCATCGCCCTGGCCAAGAAGCAGGGGGTGGACCCCGACCAGATCACCCTGCGCATCCAGAACGACATCCTCAAGGAGTTCATCTCCCGGGGCACCTACATCTACCCGCCCGAGCCCTCGCTGCGCCTGAGCTGCGACCTCATCGAGTACTGCGCCAACCACCATCCCAACTGGCTGCCGCTCACCCTGTGCGGCTACCACCTGAGGGAGGCGGGCTCGGACGCGGTGCAGGAGGTGGCCTTCAGCCTGGCCGACGGCCTGGCCTATCTGGATGAGGTGGCCCGGCGGGGGGCAAACCTGGATGCGGTGCTGCCTCAGCTCTCGGCCTTCATGAGCTGCAACATGAACTTCATGGAGGAGATCGCCAAGTTCCGGGTTATGCGCCGCCTCTGGGCCCGCCTGGCCAAGGAGCGCTACGGGGTGAGCGACCCGGACAAGCTGGGCCTGAGCCTGGTTAACTTCACCGCGGGCAGCACCCTCACCGCCCAGCAGCCCATGAACAACGTGGTGCGGGTGGCCATCGAGTGTTTGGCCGGGGTGCTGGGCGGTTGCCAGAGCCTGTTCCCCTGCTCCTACGATGAGGCCTTCTGCACCCCCACCGAGGAGTCGGTGAAGCTGGCCCTGCGCACCCAGCAGATCATCGCCCACGAGACCGGCCTGGCCGACACCATCGACCCCCTGGGCGGCTCCTACTTCTTGGAGAGCCTCACCGAGCAGATCGAGGCCAAGGTGCGCGAGCTCCTGGCCGAGGTGGAGAGCCAAGGCGGCGCGGTCAAGTGCATCGACAACCAGTGGTTCCGCCGGGCCATCGACGAGACCGCCTACGAGTGGCAGACCAAGGTGGACGCGGGCGAGCAGGTGGTGGTGGGGGTCAACGCCTTCACCGAGGAGGATGATCCGCCCATCGCCATCTTCCGGCCCCCGGCAGAGGCCCAGGAGCGCCAGATCGCCAAGCTAAAAGCCCTGCGCGCCTCGCGGGACCAGGCCAAGGTGGACGCGGCCCTGGAGGGGGTGGCCGCCGCGGCCCGCGAGGGCGTCAACACCGTGCCCGCCATCACCGCCGCGGTGGAGGCCTACGCCACCATTGGCGAGATCTGCGGCACCATGGGCCAGGTCTTCGGCCTGTACCGCGAGAGCGGGCTGTAG
- a CDS encoding SDR family oxidoreductase: MRFKDKTAVVTGGGGGFGSAFGAALAAEGARVLLADVDGALASAAAAEICANGGEAMGLACDVTDEASVQALMDAALSKWGSLDILINNAGGSMGVPQAPVDEVETADWDKVVELNLKGTFLCTRAAARIMKQARSGKIVNLSSITARAGGKFTPVQYVAAKGGIIALTRHVGQELAPFGINVNAVAPALVLSGARIQKMWDERKTDEQRAQFIAGIPMGRLPEVGEIVGAVLYLCSAEAGFVVGVTLDVNGGVFSA, from the coding sequence ATGCGCTTCAAGGACAAGACCGCCGTGGTCACCGGCGGGGGCGGCGGCTTCGGCAGCGCCTTCGGGGCGGCCCTGGCCGCCGAGGGGGCGCGGGTGCTCCTGGCCGATGTGGACGGGGCCCTGGCCTCGGCGGCGGCGGCGGAGATATGCGCCAATGGCGGCGAGGCCATGGGCCTGGCCTGCGACGTGACCGACGAGGCCTCGGTTCAGGCCCTGATGGACGCAGCCCTGAGCAAGTGGGGCTCCCTGGACATCCTGATAAACAACGCCGGGGGCAGCATGGGCGTGCCCCAGGCCCCGGTAGACGAGGTGGAGACCGCCGACTGGGACAAGGTGGTGGAGCTCAACCTCAAGGGCACTTTCCTGTGCACCCGGGCGGCGGCCAGGATAATGAAGCAGGCCCGCTCGGGCAAGATCGTGAACCTCAGCTCCATCACCGCCCGCGCCGGGGGCAAGTTCACCCCGGTGCAGTACGTGGCCGCCAAGGGCGGCATCATCGCCCTGACCCGCCACGTGGGCCAGGAGCTGGCTCCCTTCGGCATCAACGTTAACGCGGTGGCCCCGGCCCTGGTGCTGAGCGGCGCGCGCATCCAGAAGATGTGGGACGAGCGCAAGACCGACGAGCAGCGGGCCCAGTTCATCGCGGGCATCCCCATGGGCCGTTTGCCCGAGGTCGGCGAGATCGTGGGCGCGGTGCTCTACCTCTGCTCGGCCGAGGCCGGCTTCGTGGTGGGGGTCACCCTGGACGTGAACGGCGGAGTCTTCTCCGCCTGA
- a CDS encoding tripartite tricarboxylate transporter permease: MLELLLNGFADVLAPANLIYLVCGVAAGIVLGSIPGLTATMGIAMVIPLTLTLPPIPSLMMLMGAYKGGIFGGSISAILLCAPGTSAAAATVADGHALAKAGKAIKALKISLTASVIGDTFSDIILILLAVNLARVALQFGPGEFTAVAVMALTIVGPASGKSLLKGLITAVMGLLIALIGLDPSTSLPRLTFDLNELVDGISLIPMLIGLLTIPEIMAQYEQRVRQVQAHIPPPTCKDDTRITRRDWKLMVRPMVSGSLLGTCIGIIPGLGPTLGAFMGYDAAWRQSKHREEFGHGSVEGIAGAESGNNAVSGANLVPLLGLGVPGDVEAAILVGAFLIHDLTPGPLIFQEAPNVVYGVYAGLLMANMLLYCIARGLLPVFTRAASLRVTVIFPLMLVLCAVGSYAFNQSLFDVGVAFTFGLIGYALNKLNFPRATFLIGFILGPLLEDNFRRAMQISQGHYGFLFESPLSIGLWIFTFLSVGTILYSRFRHRERKAEADAAACEATTHLEPAVPEKVEGHVRVSNFVFQITGTLVILAVFGWCYFYLFPSQIETPGGFGVSALLFPNTLLLLGSVLCVCLAFNQWRKRSTLGYSQVKITAVRRVSAYVGGMGLYLLGLDLLGFMISSVAGILGFCYLLGERNPKLIVPLAIVAPVAIKFLFEYALEVPLPPMPWLDD, from the coding sequence ATGCTTGAATTACTGCTAAACGGATTCGCGGATGTGCTGGCCCCCGCCAACCTGATCTATCTGGTCTGCGGGGTGGCGGCGGGCATCGTGTTGGGCTCCATACCCGGGCTCACGGCCACCATGGGCATCGCCATGGTCATCCCCCTCACCCTGACCCTTCCCCCCATCCCCAGCCTGATGATGCTCATGGGGGCCTACAAGGGCGGCATCTTCGGCGGCTCCATATCGGCCATATTGCTGTGCGCGCCGGGAACATCGGCGGCCGCGGCCACTGTAGCCGACGGCCATGCCCTGGCCAAAGCGGGCAAGGCCATCAAAGCTCTGAAAATTTCCCTGACCGCCTCGGTGATCGGCGACACCTTCTCCGACATCATCCTGATCCTCCTGGCGGTGAACCTGGCCCGGGTGGCCTTGCAGTTCGGCCCCGGCGAGTTCACCGCGGTGGCGGTCATGGCCCTGACCATCGTGGGCCCGGCCTCGGGCAAGAGCCTGTTGAAGGGCCTGATCACGGCGGTCATGGGGCTCCTGATCGCTCTGATCGGCCTGGACCCCAGCACCTCGCTGCCCCGGCTCACCTTCGACCTGAACGAGCTGGTGGACGGCATCAGCCTGATCCCCATGCTGATCGGCCTGTTGACCATCCCCGAGATCATGGCCCAGTACGAACAGCGGGTGCGCCAGGTGCAGGCCCATATCCCGCCGCCCACCTGCAAGGACGACACCCGCATCACCCGGCGCGACTGGAAGCTCATGGTGCGGCCCATGGTCAGCGGCTCGCTCTTGGGCACCTGCATCGGCATCATCCCCGGCCTGGGACCCACCTTGGGCGCCTTCATGGGCTACGACGCCGCCTGGCGGCAGAGTAAGCACCGCGAGGAGTTCGGCCACGGCTCGGTGGAGGGCATCGCCGGGGCGGAGTCGGGCAACAACGCGGTGAGCGGGGCCAACCTGGTGCCCCTGCTGGGCCTGGGCGTGCCCGGCGACGTGGAGGCGGCCATCCTGGTGGGGGCCTTCCTCATCCACGACCTGACCCCCGGGCCCTTGATCTTCCAAGAGGCGCCCAACGTGGTCTACGGCGTGTACGCCGGCCTGCTCATGGCCAACATGCTGCTCTACTGCATCGCGCGGGGGCTTTTGCCGGTGTTCACCCGGGCGGCCTCGCTCCGGGTCACGGTGATCTTCCCCCTGATGCTGGTGCTGTGCGCGGTGGGCTCCTACGCCTTCAACCAGAGCCTGTTCGACGTGGGGGTGGCCTTCACCTTCGGGCTCATCGGCTACGCCCTGAACAAGCTCAACTTCCCCCGGGCCACCTTCCTCATCGGCTTCATCCTGGGGCCGCTGCTCGAAGACAACTTCCGGCGGGCCATGCAGATCAGCCAGGGGCACTACGGCTTCCTGTTCGAGAGCCCCCTGTCCATCGGCCTGTGGATCTTCACCTTCCTCTCGGTGGGCACCATTCTCTACAGCCGTTTCCGCCACCGCGAGCGCAAGGCCGAGGCCGACGCGGCCGCCTGCGAGGCCACCACCCACCTGGAACCGGCGGTGCCGGAAAAGGTGGAAGGCCACGTGCGGGTCTCCAACTTCGTCTTCCAGATCACCGGCACCCTGGTCATCCTGGCCGTGTTCGGCTGGTGCTACTTCTATCTCTTCCCCAGCCAGATCGAGACGCCGGGCGGCTTCGGGGTCTCGGCCCTGTTGTTCCCCAACACCCTGCTCCTGCTGGGCAGCGTGCTCTGCGTGTGCCTGGCGTTCAACCAGTGGCGCAAGCGGAGCACGCTGGGCTACTCGCAGGTGAAGATCACCGCGGTCAGGCGGGTGAGCGCCTATGTGGGCGGCATGGGCCTGTATCTGCTGGGCCTGGATCTCCTGGGCTTCATGATCTCCTCGGTGGCCGGCATCCTGGGCTTCTGCTACCTGCTGGGCGAGCGCAACCCCAAGCTGATCGTGCCCCTGGCCATCGTGGCCCCGGTGGCGATCAAGTTCCTGTTCGAGTACGCCCTGGAGGTGCCCCTGCCGCCCATGCCCTGGCTGGACGACTAA
- a CDS encoding tripartite tricarboxylate transporter substrate binding protein has protein sequence MRSFRLATFMALAAMLMLLLGGGAALAKYPDKPITFIVNYGAGGTTDLTSRLLCSVAEKPLGQPITVVNKAGGGGTVGPTYLATRKPNGYTIGVTSFSPMGVAPHLMKVNYKIKDFAFIAGVCRYLYGIAVKADSPYKTFGDLMKAIESGKRITMATPSPVQYLIFPRLAAVTGKKMDNVVWVRYKSGKETTVALLGGHVDLIVGNPMDIAPQVKTGQMRMLASCSPVRWPLLPDVPTLRELGYKTDIDSWLGFAAPAGIKADRRAKLQAAFKAAVADKVIQKKMVDLGMAPMFMSGPDYEKFCLKGYDEMGRDLKALGLGKK, from the coding sequence ATGCGGAGCTTCAGATTGGCAACTTTCATGGCCTTGGCCGCCATGCTCATGCTGCTTTTGGGCGGCGGCGCGGCTCTGGCCAAGTACCCCGACAAACCCATCACCTTCATCGTCAACTACGGCGCGGGCGGCACCACCGACCTGACCAGCCGCCTGCTCTGCTCAGTTGCCGAGAAGCCCCTGGGCCAGCCCATCACCGTGGTCAACAAGGCCGGCGGCGGCGGAACCGTGGGCCCCACCTACCTGGCCACCCGCAAGCCCAACGGCTACACCATCGGCGTGACCAGCTTCTCGCCCATGGGCGTGGCGCCCCACCTGATGAAGGTCAACTACAAGATCAAGGACTTCGCCTTCATCGCCGGCGTGTGCCGCTATCTCTACGGCATCGCGGTAAAGGCCGACAGCCCCTACAAGACCTTCGGCGACCTGATGAAGGCCATCGAGAGCGGCAAGCGCATCACCATGGCCACCCCCAGCCCGGTGCAGTACCTCATCTTCCCCCGCCTGGCCGCGGTCACCGGCAAGAAGATGGATAACGTGGTCTGGGTCCGCTACAAGTCGGGCAAGGAGACCACCGTGGCCCTCTTGGGCGGCCACGTGGACCTGATCGTGGGCAACCCCATGGACATCGCTCCCCAGGTGAAGACCGGCCAGATGCGTATGCTGGCCTCCTGCTCGCCGGTGCGCTGGCCTCTGCTGCCCGACGTGCCCACCCTGCGGGAGCTGGGCTACAAGACCGACATCGACTCCTGGCTGGGCTTCGCCGCTCCTGCCGGCATCAAGGCCGACCGCCGCGCCAAGCTGCAGGCCGCCTTCAAGGCCGCCGTGGCCGACAAGGTCATCCAGAAGAAGATGGTGGATCTGGGCATGGCCCCCATGTTCATGAGCGGCCCGGATTACGAGAAGTTCTGCCTCAAGGGCTACGACGAGATGGGCCGCGACCTGAAGGCCTTGGGCCTGGGCAAGAAGTAA
- a CDS encoding 3-hydroxyacyl-CoA dehydrogenase family protein yields MNLEQVKSIAVIGLGTMGPGLALAFAQGGYPVVGYDPRPEAAEICAATIAATLENLVDLTGLDPAEAEAAAGRVTYAGSIAEAVASADIVVEAVLENREVKTQVFAEVLANAPSHALLWSNTSTLNIYPLAPPELLPRSIIAHWFAPPHIIPLVEVVKDPGVDPATVELTLALLRKLGKLPVEIERYVPGFLINRLQRHLNREVFFLLEEGYVSPEDLDLAVKASIAPRMMLLGLVQRVDFTGLDLSARNLLDKEFFDPPIEDRPKALYEHLDKGELGAKSGKGFYDYSGRPYAEVCKERDRYMLRIMQAVGFCLEKKRLV; encoded by the coding sequence ATGAACCTGGAGCAAGTGAAAAGCATCGCGGTGATCGGCCTGGGCACCATGGGCCCGGGCCTGGCTCTGGCCTTTGCCCAGGGCGGCTACCCGGTGGTGGGCTATGATCCCCGCCCCGAGGCGGCCGAGATCTGCGCGGCCACCATCGCCGCCACCCTGGAAAACCTGGTGGATCTGACCGGCCTGGACCCGGCCGAGGCCGAGGCCGCCGCCGGGCGCGTCACCTACGCGGGCTCCATCGCCGAGGCGGTGGCCTCGGCGGACATCGTGGTGGAGGCGGTGCTGGAAAACCGCGAGGTGAAAACCCAGGTCTTCGCGGAAGTCCTAGCCAACGCGCCGAGCCACGCTCTGCTGTGGAGCAACACCTCCACCCTGAACATCTACCCCCTGGCCCCGCCGGAGCTTTTGCCCCGCTCGATCATCGCCCACTGGTTCGCCCCGCCCCACATCATCCCCCTGGTGGAGGTGGTCAAGGACCCGGGGGTGGACCCGGCCACCGTGGAGCTGACCCTGGCCCTGCTCAGGAAGCTGGGCAAGCTGCCGGTGGAGATCGAGCGCTACGTGCCGGGCTTTTTGATCAACCGGCTGCAAAGGCACCTGAACCGCGAGGTTTTCTTTTTGCTGGAAGAGGGCTACGTGAGCCCCGAGGACCTGGACCTGGCGGTGAAGGCCTCCATAGCCCCACGCATGATGCTCCTGGGCCTGGTGCAGCGGGTGGACTTCACCGGCCTGGACCTGAGCGCGCGCAACCTGTTGGACAAGGAGTTCTTCGATCCGCCCATCGAGGATCGCCCCAAGGCGCTCTACGAGCACCTGGACAAGGGCGAGCTGGGGGCCAAGAGCGGCAAGGGCTTCTACGACTACTCCGGCCGCCCCTATGCCGAGGTATGCAAGGAGCGCGACCGCTACATGCTCCGGATCATGCAGGCCGTGGGGTTCTGCCTGGAGAAAAAACGCCTGGTGTGA
- a CDS encoding LacI family transcriptional regulator has product MATIKQIAKRAGVSFSSVSRALNGQPGVNPEAREKILKLARELNYHPHSMAKALVQNRIGVIGVVILRASEFAFQNPYYSDILLGLSSVANQGGYHLMLNINPQDNYANLYHRRLVDGIVVVANRIDDEHIPYLIEQKIPAVVVPGFPAGMEQDISSVSSENLKDVYRGVNYLIGLGHRRIAFILGFMNSKYSIERLEAYKRAFADNNLELNEKYVKESDFSKTDGFRLMGDLLDMDQPPSAVICINDAVTPGALHQIHSRGLKIPQDISVMAIGCSDLLELTDPPLTTITVPVVGVGRAAAVNLIELIEQGHCQQKHVVIPSSLVIRESTGVYQAPKA; this is encoded by the coding sequence ATGGCCACTATCAAGCAAATCGCCAAACGCGCCGGGGTTTCCTTTTCCTCGGTGTCGCGGGCGCTCAACGGTCAGCCCGGGGTTAACCCCGAGGCCCGCGAGAAGATCCTCAAGCTGGCCCGCGAGCTGAACTACCACCCCCACTCCATGGCCAAGGCCCTGGTCCAGAACCGCATCGGGGTCATCGGGGTCGTCATCCTGCGCGCCAGCGAGTTTGCGTTCCAGAATCCCTATTATTCCGATATATTGCTTGGGCTGAGCTCGGTGGCCAACCAAGGGGGCTACCACCTGATGCTCAACATCAACCCCCAGGACAACTACGCCAACCTCTATCACCGCCGCCTGGTGGACGGCATAGTGGTGGTGGCCAACCGCATCGACGACGAGCACATTCCCTACCTCATCGAGCAGAAGATCCCCGCAGTGGTGGTGCCCGGCTTCCCGGCGGGCATGGAGCAAGACATCTCCAGCGTCAGCTCGGAGAACTTGAAGGACGTCTACCGGGGGGTGAACTACCTGATCGGCCTGGGCCACCGGCGCATCGCCTTTATCCTGGGCTTCATGAATTCCAAGTACTCCATCGAGCGCCTGGAGGCCTACAAGCGGGCCTTCGCGGACAACAACTTGGAATTAAACGAAAAATATGTCAAGGAGAGCGACTTCTCCAAGACGGACGGCTTCCGGCTCATGGGCGATCTGTTGGACATGGACCAGCCGCCCAGCGCGGTGATCTGCATCAACGACGCGGTCACCCCCGGAGCCTTGCACCAGATCCACAGCCGGGGGCTCAAGATACCCCAGGACATCTCGGTGATGGCCATCGGCTGCTCGGACCTTTTGGAGCTCACCGACCCGCCCCTAACCACCATCACGGTGCCCGTGGTGGGGGTCGGCCGGGCCGCAGCGGTCAATCTCATTGAATTAATTGAGCAAGGCCACTGTCAGCAGAAGCATGTGGTCATTCCGTCCTCTTTGGTGATACGGGAATCCACCGGCGTGTACCAGGCCCCCAAGGCCTGA
- a CDS encoding MFS transporter: MEPAATTTRSPGTPRHHRRSWAILVVCLWGFLFSTFLRVSVTVISPELTRDLDISLSQLSDASAAFFYAFAVAQIPLGMVLDRWGSRRVMTVLAASAVAGSLVFAFAGGIASLTLARVLMGAGVSCNMIGTMVLVGSWFPANRFATITGVIVGAGMAGQLLAATPLVLLSQAVGWRGSFVVVAALNALQGFCLWLVVRDYPPGAERPAAPQSRNPFQGWGGLLKRPFYWVISFATFFRYGCILTLQGLWAGPYLIYGLKMTPVEAGNALLFITIGYMVGLPLLGRISDSVVASRKWVIAPSLFASALLTLTLGLMYGAPWWLVDLLFLGMGVATSAGQIMYPHIKELLPDHLAARALTGINLYTMLGAAGVMQMAGFLVEGEPTTMQGVAGYWPVWGFMAVALGAAGAAYLFIPDSKLIPEKK, encoded by the coding sequence ATGGAGCCCGCCGCCACCACGACTCGATCGCCGGGTACGCCCCGGCACCACCGCCGATCCTGGGCCATTCTGGTGGTGTGCCTATGGGGCTTCCTTTTCTCCACCTTCTTGCGCGTCTCGGTCACGGTCATCTCGCCGGAGCTGACCCGCGACCTGGACATCAGCCTCAGCCAGCTCAGTGACGCCTCGGCCGCCTTTTTTTATGCCTTCGCCGTGGCCCAGATACCCTTGGGCATGGTGCTGGACCGCTGGGGCTCGCGCCGGGTGATGACCGTGCTGGCCGCCTCGGCGGTGGCCGGCTCCCTGGTCTTCGCCTTTGCCGGGGGCATCGCCAGCCTTACCCTGGCCCGGGTGCTCATGGGCGCGGGGGTGAGCTGCAACATGATCGGCACCATGGTGCTGGTGGGCTCCTGGTTCCCGGCCAACCGCTTCGCCACCATCACCGGGGTGATCGTGGGAGCGGGCATGGCCGGGCAGCTGTTGGCCGCCACGCCCCTGGTGCTGTTGTCCCAGGCGGTGGGCTGGCGCGGCTCCTTTGTCGTCGTGGCGGCGCTCAACGCCCTGCAAGGCTTCTGCCTGTGGCTGGTGGTGCGCGACTACCCGCCCGGAGCGGAGCGCCCGGCGGCCCCCCAGAGCCGGAACCCTTTCCAGGGCTGGGGCGGCCTGCTCAAGCGGCCCTTCTACTGGGTCATCAGCTTCGCCACCTTCTTCCGCTACGGCTGCATCCTCACCCTGCAAGGCCTCTGGGCCGGGCCTTATCTCATCTACGGCCTGAAGATGACCCCGGTGGAGGCGGGCAACGCCCTGTTGTTCATCACCATCGGCTACATGGTGGGACTGCCCTTGTTGGGCCGCATCAGCGACTCGGTGGTGGCCTCGCGCAAGTGGGTGATCGCGCCTTCCCTGTTCGCCTCGGCGCTGCTCACCCTGACCCTGGGTCTGATGTACGGCGCGCCCTGGTGGCTGGTGGACCTTTTGTTCCTGGGGATGGGCGTGGCCACCTCGGCGGGGCAGATCATGTACCCCCACATCAAGGAGCTTCTGCCCGACCACCTGGCGGCGCGGGCGCTCACCGGCATCAACCTCTACACCATGCTGGGCGCGGCGGGGGTGATGCAGATGGCCGGATTTTTGGTGGAAGGCGAGCCCACCACCATGCAGGGGGTGGCGGGCTACTGGCCGGTGTGGGGCTTCATGGCCGTGGCCCTGGGCGCGGCCGGAGCGGCCTACCTGTTCATTCCCGACAGCAAGCTTATCCCCGAGAAAAAGTAG